In the Deinococcus ficus genome, one interval contains:
- the hisIE gene encoding bifunctional phosphoribosyl-AMP cyclohydrolase/phosphoribosyl-ATP diphosphatase HisIE: protein MPVVTQDARTGAVLMQAYADRAALDRTLATREATYYSRSRQAQWVKGQTSGHTQQVVSVHTDCDGDSLLYRVIQAGPACHTGEYSCFHAPLLEGTLPDPGLDGTLERVYATITERLATLPEQSYVARLHAGGLDRVLKKISEEAGEVLLAAKNEDRAELATEAADLFFHSLFALAELGVTPGDVAAVLQAREGRTGLKGPKEVG from the coding sequence ATGCCCGTCGTGACCCAGGACGCCCGCACCGGCGCCGTGCTGATGCAGGCCTACGCCGACCGCGCCGCCCTGGACCGCACCCTCGCCACCCGCGAGGCCACGTACTACAGCCGCTCCCGGCAGGCGCAGTGGGTGAAGGGCCAGACCAGCGGCCACACCCAGCAGGTCGTGAGCGTGCACACCGACTGCGACGGCGACAGCCTGCTGTACCGCGTCATTCAGGCCGGCCCCGCCTGCCACACCGGCGAGTACAGCTGCTTCCACGCGCCGCTGCTGGAGGGCACGCTGCCCGACCCGGGCCTGGACGGCACCCTGGAGCGCGTGTACGCCACGATCACTGAGCGTCTCGCCACCCTGCCGGAGCAGAGTTACGTGGCCCGGCTGCACGCCGGCGGCTTGGACCGCGTCCTGAAGAAGATCAGCGAGGAGGCCGGTGAGGTGCTGCTCGCCGCGAAGAACGAGGACCGCGCCGAACTCGCCACCGAGGCCGCCGACCTGTTCTTCCACTCCCTGTTCGCGCTGGCGGAACTGGGCGTCACCCCCGGCGACGTGGCCGCCGTGCTCCAGGCGCGCGAGGGCAGGACCGGCCTGAAGGGCCCCAAGGAAGTCGGTTAA
- the hisF gene encoding imidazole glycerol phosphate synthase subunit HisF, with amino-acid sequence MLTRRIIPCLDVQNGRVVKNVRFFEDHRDAGDPLTLARAYEVQQADELVFYDITATHEGRSLMLDVAVQVAEQVMMPLTIGGGINALTDFRQLLHAGADKISVNSGALTRPELIREASDHYGAQCVMLSIDAKRRPGGEGWTVHRAGGRVDTGLDLIEWATRGQALGAGEICLNVMDADGTRAGFDLHATRAVSRAVDIPVIASGGAGKLQDFRDVLTTGEADAALAASVFHFGELTVPQVKAYLAAEGLPVRPEWREQ; translated from the coding sequence GTGTTGACGCGGCGCATCATTCCCTGCCTGGACGTGCAGAACGGGCGCGTGGTGAAGAACGTGCGGTTCTTCGAGGACCACCGCGACGCCGGCGATCCCCTCACCCTCGCCCGCGCGTACGAGGTCCAGCAGGCCGACGAACTCGTGTTCTACGACATCACCGCCACCCACGAGGGCCGCAGCCTGATGCTGGACGTGGCCGTGCAGGTCGCCGAGCAGGTCATGATGCCCCTCACCATCGGCGGCGGCATCAATGCCCTCACGGACTTCCGGCAGCTGCTGCACGCCGGCGCGGACAAGATCAGCGTGAACAGCGGGGCCCTGACCCGCCCCGAGCTGATCCGCGAGGCCAGCGACCACTACGGCGCGCAGTGCGTGATGCTCAGCATCGACGCCAAGCGCCGCCCCGGCGGCGAGGGCTGGACCGTGCACCGCGCCGGCGGCCGCGTGGACACCGGCCTGGACCTGATCGAATGGGCCACCCGCGGGCAGGCGCTCGGCGCCGGCGAGATCTGCCTGAACGTCATGGATGCCGACGGCACCCGCGCCGGCTTCGACCTGCACGCCACCCGCGCCGTGTCCCGCGCCGTGGACATCCCCGTGATCGCCTCCGGCGGCGCCGGGAAACTGCAGGACTTCCGCGACGTGCTCACCACCGGCGAGGCCGACGCCGCCCTGGCCGCCAGCGTGTTCCACTTCGGCGAGCTGACCGTCCCGCAGGTGAAGGCCTACCTGGCTGCCGAGGGCCTCCCCGTGCGGCCCGAATGGAGAGAACAGTGA